One Solanum lycopersicum chromosome 4, SLM_r2.1 DNA window includes the following coding sequences:
- the TPS28 gene encoding terpene synthase, with protein MSLLEGNVNHENGIFRPEANFSPSMWGNIFRDSSKDNQISEEVVEEIEALKEVVKHMIISTTSNAIEQKIHLIDTLERLGIYYHFEKEIEDQLSKMFDQNLIHEEDDLYKVALYFRLFRQHGYPISSDCFNQFKDTKGKFKKTLLIDVKGMLSLYEAAHVREHGDDILEEALIFATFHLERITPNSLDSTLEKQVGHALMQSLHRGIPRAEAHFNISIYEECGSSNEKLLRLAKLDYNLVQVLHKEELSELTKWWKDLDFASKLSYVRDRMVECFFWTVGVYFEPQYSRARVMLAKCIAMISVIDDTYDSYGTLDELIIFTEVVDRWDISEVDRLPNYMKPIYISLLYLFNEYEREINEQDRFNGVNYVKEAMKEIVRSYYIEAEWFIEGKIPSFEEYLNNALVTGTYYLLAPASLLGMESTSKRTFDWMMKKPKILVASAIIGRVIDDIATYKIEKEKGQLVTGIECYMQENNLSVEKASAQLSEIAESAWKDLNKECIKTTTSNIPNEILMRVVNLTRLIDVVYKNNQDGYSNPKNNVKSVIEALLVNPINM; from the exons ATGAGTTTATTGGAAGGAAATGTAAACCATGAAAATGGGATTTTTCGCCCAGAGGCTAATTTCTCTCCTAGTATGTGGGGAAATATTTTTCGCGATTCTAGTAAGGATAATCAG ATATCTGAGGAAGTTGTTGAGGAGATAGAGGCTTTAAAAGAAGTAGTGAAGCACATGATAATAAGTACTACTAGTAATGCCATTgaacaaaaaattcatttgattgACACTCTTGAACGTCTTGGTATTTATTATCACTTTGAGAAGGAGATTGAAGATCAACTAAGCAAGATGTTTGATCAAAATCTCATCCATGAAGAAGATGATCTATACAAGGTTGCATTATATTTTCGATTGTTTAGACAACATGGCTATCCAATCTCTTCCG ATTGTTTCAACCAATTCAAGGACACCAAGGGAAAATTCAAGAAAACCCTACTTATAGATGTAAAGGGTATGTTAAGTTTGTATGAAGCAGCACATGTTAGGGAACATGGAGATGACATATTAGAAGAGGCACTTATCTTTGCAACATTCCATCTTGAGAGGATAACACCTAATTCCTTAGATTCTACACTTGAGAAACAAGTAGGACATGCACTTATGCAATCTCTTCATAGAGGTATCCCAAGAGCTGAAGCACattttaacatttcaatatatgAAGAATGTGGATCAAGCAACGAAAAGCTACTAAGACTTGCCAAATTAGATTACAATTTGGTACAAGTGCTACACAAGGAAGAGCTCAGTGAACTCACAAA GTGGTGGAAAGATTTGGATTTTGCATCAAAACTTTCATATGTGAGAGACAGAATGGTGGAATGTTTTTTTTGGACAGTGGGGGTGTACTTTGAACCACAATACTCCCGAGCTAGAGTTATGCTTGCAAAATGCATAGCTATGATTTCAGTAATTGATGACACATATGACTCTTATGGAACTCTTGATGAACTAATTATATTCACGGAAGTTGTGGATCg GTGGGATATAAGTGAAGTTGATCGACTCCCAAACTATATGAAACCGATATATATATCTCTTCTCTATCTCTTCAACGAGTATGAAAGAGAAATCAATGAACAAGATAGATTCAATGGAGTTAATTATGTCAAAGAGGCG ATGAAAGAAATTGTGAGGAGTTACTACATTGAAGCAGAATGGTTCATTGAAGGGAAAATTCCATCTTTTGAAGAGTATCTAAACAATGCATTGGTCACTGGAACTTATTATCTACTTGCTCCAGCATCATTATTGGGCATGGAGTCAACATCAAAGAGAACATTTGATTGGATGATGAAAAAACCTAAAATTCTTGTGGCTTCTGCAATAATTGGTAGAGTTATTGATGACATAGCTACTTATAAG ATTGAGAAAGAAAAAGGACAACTTGTCACAGGAATAGAATGTTATATGCAAGAGAATAATTTATCAGTGGAAAAAGCAAGTGCACAACTTTCTGAAATAGCTGAAAGTGCATGGAAGGATTTGAACAAAGAGTGCATTAAGACTACTACTTCGAATATTCCAAATGAAATCTTGATGCGTGTGGTGAACTTAACACGTCTGATTGATGTTGTTTACAAGAACAACCAAGATGGATATAGtaatccaaaaaataatgtaaaatctGTGATTGAAGCTTTACTCGTGAATCCTATCAATATGTAA